Proteins encoded by one window of Mycolicibacterium sp. ND9-15:
- a CDS encoding cupin domain-containing protein gives MAELPDWALRLDLSPHPEGGWYRETWRSDLMVPQSALPPDYTGPRNAGTAILFLLMPGQQSAWHTVRSAELWLFHAGSPLLLEVGPEQDAATKHLLGVDILTGEQPQFVVPPGHWQRARPRDEKPSLVSCVVVPGFDFADFALAAPTD, from the coding sequence ATGGCCGAGCTTCCGGACTGGGCGCTTCGCCTCGACCTGTCTCCTCACCCCGAGGGCGGCTGGTACCGGGAGACGTGGCGCAGCGACCTGATGGTGCCACAGTCCGCGCTGCCGCCGGACTACACCGGTCCGCGCAACGCCGGGACGGCAATCCTCTTCCTGCTGATGCCGGGCCAACAATCGGCCTGGCACACCGTGCGCAGCGCCGAACTGTGGCTCTTCCACGCGGGCAGCCCACTGCTTCTCGAGGTGGGCCCCGAACAGGACGCTGCGACAAAGCATCTGCTGGGTGTCGACATCCTGACCGGCGAGCAACCGCAGTTCGTGGTTCCGCCGGGCCATTGGCAGCGGGCCCGCCCGCGCGACGAGAAGCCCAGCCTGGTCAGTTGCGTAGTAGTGCCGGGCTTCGACTTCGCCGACTTCGCGCTGGCCGCACCGACCGACTGA
- a CDS encoding Hsp20/alpha crystallin family protein, whose amino-acid sequence MLRFDPFGELDALTRGLLTTQTGSDRSPRFMPMDLCKVDDHYLLTADLPGVDPGSVDVNVDSGTLTISAHRTPRSDDGVQWLANERFFGTYRRQLSLGEGVDASGISAAYENGVLTVTIPVAERAKPRKIDVAHGGGQKTIEPTTVDAE is encoded by the coding sequence GTGCTCCGCTTTGATCCGTTCGGTGAACTAGACGCTCTGACCCGGGGCCTGCTGACTACTCAGACCGGATCGGATCGTTCCCCCCGTTTCATGCCCATGGACCTGTGCAAGGTCGACGACCACTACCTGCTGACCGCCGATCTGCCGGGCGTCGACCCCGGTTCGGTGGATGTCAACGTCGACAGCGGCACGCTGACCATCTCCGCGCACCGCACGCCGCGATCCGACGACGGCGTGCAGTGGCTGGCCAACGAGAGATTCTTCGGCACGTACCGCAGGCAGCTGTCCCTCGGCGAAGGCGTTGACGCATCGGGTATTTCGGCTGCGTACGAGAACGGCGTGCTGACCGTGACCATCCCGGTGGCCGAACGCGCCAAGCCGCGCAAGATCGATGTCGCCCATGGTGGGGGCCAGAAGACGATCGAGCCCACCACCGTCGACGCCGAGTAG
- a CDS encoding LuxR C-terminal-related transcriptional regulator gives MTGIDAAPVNWSDLGVSELVPTGTVTLLLADVEGSTRLWETQPDEMTAAFANLDRALAKAVDAHGGVRPIEQGEGDSFVIAFGRASDAVACALALQRAALAPIRLRIGLHTGEVQLRDEANYIGPTINRTARIRDLAHGGQTVLSGTTTDLVCERLPADAWLAELGSHSVRDLPRPERVVQLCHPEIRNEFPPLRTAKSPRSHNLPAQLTSFIGREKQLDEVSRLLLENRLVTLTGAGGAGKTRLAVEAAAALSEAFTDGVWWVDLAAIADPSVVSITVARTLGLPDQPGRSPLETVQRFVGDRETLLLLDNCEHLLDACGDMITRLLNACGQLTILTTSREPIAVSGEVTWRVPSLSLHDEAVALFTERAQRARPTFHAAGDDIDLVAEICRRLDGMPLAIELAAARIRALSLRQIADSLHDRFRLLTGGARNTMRRQQTLRASVDWSHALLTDAEQILFRRLGVFMDGFDLDAARAVAATSEVEQFQILDQLSLLVDKSLVIADEESGAMRYRLLETVRQYALEKLAETGEADAVRNRHRDHYIGTAIELESDERLIEWAERETGNLRAAHAWSIDSAEFEPALQLVSAMQRLWERRGRMGEGIAAFDLAFNDERYRDDDVAAAVWIQAVADKCILAAWISAPANLERAKEALSAARELGDSSLIASCLAACGAAAYYSPDVATRYWRDAIDLARASGNLSKVCFFLGCLAVTMNIAGQPLASQLAAQEGREVADAIGDGFVSRYCRVWLAVALGWRDGLTGDAVIQGVSEAAHAAGERMLELFALTCESNSFAYQGNVSSSQAKGKVARETSIAMGGFYEDAMHITSALTALAAGDATEAKAACAMAMAQTVPERLLYTRALTPMTLALLACGELAAARQWSDDTVALTIGNYKLNALVARAHVAMAQGEGEQAERDSHDALALAAETGAFLRAPEGLEVLARLACDEGNHRHAARLFGAAMAIRAAMGVVRWPVYAIGYDDALAATREALGDADFDTAWAEGAAMSTEEAIAYARRGRGERKRPASGWESLTPTERDVVRHAADGLGNKDIGERMFISPRTVQTHLTHIYAKLGLTSRIQLVQESARHGWQSRRA, from the coding sequence ATGACTGGAATCGACGCGGCGCCGGTGAACTGGAGCGACTTGGGCGTGAGCGAGTTGGTACCGACCGGAACGGTGACGCTGCTACTGGCGGACGTCGAGGGTTCGACGCGGCTTTGGGAGACCCAGCCCGACGAGATGACGGCGGCGTTCGCGAATCTCGATCGCGCGTTGGCCAAGGCGGTCGACGCCCACGGCGGCGTGCGCCCCATCGAACAGGGTGAGGGTGACAGCTTCGTCATCGCGTTCGGCCGTGCGAGCGACGCGGTGGCATGCGCCCTTGCTCTCCAACGGGCCGCGCTGGCGCCGATCCGATTGCGAATCGGCCTGCACACCGGCGAAGTCCAACTGCGCGACGAAGCGAACTACATCGGCCCGACCATCAACCGTACCGCGCGCATACGAGACCTGGCGCACGGCGGACAGACCGTGTTATCCGGCACCACAACGGATTTGGTGTGTGAACGGCTGCCGGCCGACGCGTGGCTGGCCGAGCTCGGCTCGCATTCCGTCCGCGATCTTCCGCGCCCCGAACGCGTGGTGCAACTCTGCCATCCGGAGATCCGTAACGAGTTCCCGCCGCTGCGCACCGCCAAGAGTCCGCGTTCCCACAATCTTCCGGCGCAATTGACCAGTTTCATCGGGCGCGAGAAGCAGCTCGATGAGGTATCTCGACTGTTACTGGAGAACCGCCTCGTCACCCTGACGGGGGCCGGCGGAGCCGGCAAGACCCGCCTCGCCGTGGAAGCCGCCGCCGCGCTGTCCGAGGCGTTCACGGACGGCGTCTGGTGGGTCGACCTGGCCGCGATCGCCGATCCGAGCGTCGTATCGATAACGGTGGCCCGCACGCTCGGCCTGCCCGACCAACCGGGACGGTCCCCGCTGGAGACCGTGCAGCGGTTCGTCGGCGACCGGGAAACCCTTCTGCTGCTGGACAACTGCGAACATCTCTTGGACGCGTGCGGCGACATGATCACGCGGTTGCTCAATGCCTGCGGACAGTTGACGATCCTCACTACCAGCCGCGAACCGATTGCGGTGTCGGGTGAAGTGACCTGGCGCGTGCCCTCGCTGTCGCTGCATGACGAGGCCGTCGCGCTGTTCACCGAACGGGCCCAACGAGCGCGGCCCACCTTCCACGCCGCCGGCGACGACATCGACCTCGTCGCGGAGATCTGCCGGCGACTCGACGGCATGCCTCTGGCGATCGAGCTGGCGGCGGCGCGAATTCGGGCGTTGTCGCTGCGCCAGATCGCCGACAGTCTCCACGACAGGTTCCGATTGCTCACCGGCGGGGCTCGAAACACCATGCGACGCCAGCAGACACTGCGGGCCTCGGTGGACTGGTCGCACGCGCTGTTGACCGACGCGGAGCAGATCCTGTTTCGCCGACTGGGCGTGTTCATGGACGGATTCGACCTCGACGCCGCGCGCGCTGTCGCGGCCACCAGTGAGGTCGAGCAGTTCCAGATCCTCGACCAGCTCAGTCTTCTCGTCGACAAGTCGCTCGTCATCGCCGACGAAGAGTCGGGCGCCATGCGCTATCGGCTGCTGGAGACGGTCCGCCAGTACGCACTCGAGAAGCTCGCCGAGACCGGCGAAGCCGATGCGGTGCGTAATCGGCATCGTGACCACTACATCGGAACGGCGATCGAACTGGAAAGCGACGAGCGACTCATCGAATGGGCCGAGCGGGAAACCGGAAACCTGCGTGCGGCACATGCGTGGAGTATCGACTCCGCAGAGTTCGAGCCGGCCCTGCAACTCGTGTCGGCGATGCAACGGCTATGGGAGAGACGCGGACGAATGGGCGAAGGTATCGCCGCGTTCGATCTTGCCTTCAACGACGAGCGCTATCGGGACGACGACGTCGCTGCGGCCGTATGGATTCAGGCGGTTGCCGACAAGTGCATCTTGGCGGCATGGATCTCCGCCCCGGCGAACCTGGAGCGGGCGAAGGAGGCGCTGTCAGCGGCGCGGGAACTGGGTGACTCGTCGTTGATCGCGTCATGCCTGGCCGCCTGCGGTGCTGCGGCCTACTACAGCCCCGATGTGGCGACTCGGTACTGGCGCGACGCAATCGATCTTGCACGGGCATCGGGGAATCTGTCGAAGGTGTGCTTCTTCCTGGGCTGTCTGGCCGTCACGATGAATATCGCCGGGCAACCCCTCGCATCCCAACTGGCGGCCCAAGAGGGCCGTGAGGTCGCCGATGCAATCGGCGATGGGTTCGTGTCGCGGTATTGCCGGGTGTGGCTCGCCGTCGCCCTCGGATGGCGCGACGGGCTAACCGGCGACGCCGTGATCCAGGGCGTCAGCGAGGCGGCCCACGCCGCCGGCGAACGCATGCTGGAGTTGTTCGCACTGACCTGTGAGAGCAACTCGTTCGCCTACCAGGGGAATGTGTCCTCATCTCAGGCGAAAGGAAAAGTCGCACGCGAAACCTCGATTGCCATGGGCGGATTCTACGAGGACGCGATGCACATCACGTCGGCGCTCACCGCGTTGGCTGCCGGCGATGCGACTGAGGCAAAGGCCGCCTGCGCGATGGCAATGGCACAGACCGTCCCTGAACGATTGCTGTACACGAGAGCACTCACTCCGATGACCCTGGCATTGTTGGCGTGTGGTGAACTCGCGGCCGCACGCCAGTGGTCTGATGACACGGTTGCCCTGACAATCGGCAACTACAAACTCAACGCTCTCGTTGCGCGCGCTCACGTCGCGATGGCACAGGGCGAAGGCGAGCAGGCCGAACGCGACAGCCACGACGCCTTGGCGCTCGCCGCCGAGACGGGCGCGTTCCTGCGCGCGCCCGAGGGACTCGAGGTACTCGCCCGTCTTGCGTGTGACGAGGGCAACCACCGCCACGCGGCGCGACTCTTCGGCGCAGCCATGGCGATCCGCGCCGCGATGGGTGTGGTCCGCTGGCCGGTGTACGCGATCGGTTACGACGACGCTCTCGCTGCCACCCGAGAAGCCCTGGGCGATGCTGACTTCGACACCGCGTGGGCGGAGGGTGCGGCGATGTCGACCGAGGAGGCCATTGCGTACGCCCGCCGTGGTCGCGGCGAGCGCAAGCGGCCCGCCAGCGGTTGGGAGTCGTTGACACCGACCGAACGGGACGTGGTCCGTCACGCCGCCGACGGGCTGGGCAACAAGGACATCGGCGAGCGAATGTTCATCTCGCCGCGCACGGTGCAGACACACCTCACCCACATCTACGCCAAGCTCGGATTGACCTCGCGTATCCAACTCGTCCAAGAATCCGCGCGTCACGGGTGGCAGTCTCGTCGAGCGTGA
- a CDS encoding winged helix-turn-helix transcriptional regulator, with protein MLGLLGDEWTLLVMQQSLLGATRFGEFKSRLPISNSVLTARLRTLTDAGLLERRQYQERPARFEYLATPRGRSLWPVLLSIWEWERHWVPDHAEPLPTMRHTACGAEFIPVVACRSCGAVVSEKDVVPQWGPSGSWQRSMPSAATRRRSEADQQAAAGMFPQTMSVMGNRWGFALLVAAFVGVRRFTDFQAQLGAPPGSIADRLSIFTANGVLADAGNRYELTEKGRALFPVLITALQWAQRWFASPEGPAVLLTHTVCGHRFTAVLACDQCGRPLSGAQVSAVGNS; from the coding sequence ATGCTCGGGTTGCTCGGCGACGAATGGACGCTGCTCGTCATGCAGCAGTCGCTACTGGGGGCCACGCGGTTCGGCGAGTTCAAGTCCCGGCTGCCGATTTCCAACTCGGTACTGACGGCGCGGCTGCGGACGCTGACGGATGCGGGACTGCTGGAACGACGCCAATACCAGGAGCGCCCAGCGCGTTTCGAATATCTGGCTACGCCGCGCGGCCGGTCGCTGTGGCCGGTGCTGCTGTCGATATGGGAGTGGGAGCGGCACTGGGTTCCCGACCACGCGGAGCCGCTGCCCACCATGCGCCATACCGCGTGCGGTGCCGAGTTCATCCCCGTCGTCGCGTGCCGTTCGTGCGGGGCGGTCGTCAGCGAGAAAGACGTTGTCCCGCAGTGGGGTCCGAGCGGGTCGTGGCAACGGTCGATGCCCTCGGCCGCGACGCGCCGCCGCTCGGAGGCCGATCAGCAAGCCGCGGCGGGCATGTTCCCCCAGACGATGAGCGTCATGGGTAACCGCTGGGGTTTCGCGCTGCTGGTCGCGGCGTTCGTCGGGGTGCGACGGTTCACCGACTTCCAGGCCCAACTCGGCGCACCGCCCGGATCGATCGCCGATCGGCTGTCGATCTTCACCGCCAACGGAGTGCTCGCCGACGCCGGCAACCGATACGAACTGACCGAGAAGGGCCGTGCGCTGTTCCCGGTTCTGATCACCGCGCTGCAGTGGGCGCAGCGCTGGTTCGCCTCTCCCGAAGGGCCCGCAGTGCTGCTGACCCACACCGTCTGCGGTCACCGCTTCACCGCGGTTCTGGCGTGTGACCAATGCGGTCGGCCGCTGAGCGGAGCGCAGGTCTCCGCGGTCGGAAATTCCTAG
- a CDS encoding carotenoid oxygenase family protein, whose amino-acid sequence MGSANVEIVGKFLSTLPDDDDHPYRTGPWRPQNTEWDADDLRPMEGEIPSDLDGVYLRNTENPLHPALKFYHPFDGDGMVHLVGFRDGKAFYRNRFVRTDGLLAENDAGGPLWPGLAEPIQLAKRDYGWGARTLMKDASSTDVIVHRGLALTSHYQCGDLYRVDPFSGDTVGKADWHGRFPAAWGVSAHPKVDDRTGELLFFSYSKQYPYLRYGVVDDADNLVHLTDVPLTGPRLPHDMAFTENYAILNDFPMFWDAKLLEADIHIPGFHPDVPSRFAVIPRRGGASDIRWFEAEPTFVLHFTNAYEDGDEIVLDGFFEGDPSPVDSGAGSKWQRAFRFLALDRLQTRLRRWRFNLVTGQTTEQQLSDSVTEFGMINAGYAGIPYRYTYAATGKPGWFLFDGLVKHDLHTGAEQRFAFADGVYGSETAMAPRIGSAAEDDGYLVTLTTDMNADASYCLVFDAARVAEGPVCKLALPERISSGTHSTWAPGSELRRWREVDSAAEAVGL is encoded by the coding sequence ATGGGCAGCGCAAATGTGGAGATCGTCGGCAAGTTCCTCTCGACGTTGCCCGACGACGACGACCACCCCTACCGCACCGGACCATGGCGTCCCCAGAACACGGAATGGGACGCCGACGACCTCCGGCCGATGGAAGGTGAGATCCCGTCCGACCTCGACGGCGTCTATCTGCGAAACACCGAGAACCCGCTGCATCCGGCGCTGAAGTTCTACCACCCGTTCGACGGTGACGGCATGGTGCACCTCGTCGGGTTCCGCGACGGAAAAGCCTTCTACCGCAACCGCTTCGTCCGCACCGACGGACTACTCGCCGAAAATGACGCGGGCGGCCCGCTGTGGCCGGGCCTCGCCGAGCCGATCCAGCTCGCCAAGCGCGACTACGGCTGGGGCGCGCGAACATTGATGAAGGACGCCTCCAGCACCGACGTCATCGTGCATCGCGGCCTCGCGTTGACCAGCCACTACCAGTGCGGCGATCTGTACCGCGTCGACCCGTTCTCCGGTGACACCGTGGGCAAGGCAGACTGGCACGGCCGGTTCCCGGCGGCCTGGGGGGTGTCGGCGCATCCCAAGGTCGACGACCGCACCGGCGAACTACTGTTCTTCAGTTACAGCAAGCAGTACCCGTACCTGCGCTACGGCGTCGTCGACGACGCCGACAACCTCGTCCATCTGACCGACGTGCCGCTGACCGGGCCGCGGCTGCCGCACGACATGGCGTTCACCGAGAACTACGCGATTCTCAACGACTTTCCGATGTTCTGGGATGCCAAGCTGCTCGAAGCCGACATCCACATCCCGGGATTCCACCCGGACGTGCCGTCGCGGTTCGCGGTGATCCCCCGCCGCGGTGGGGCGTCCGACATCCGATGGTTCGAGGCGGAGCCGACGTTCGTCCTGCACTTCACCAACGCCTACGAGGACGGCGACGAGATCGTCCTCGACGGCTTCTTCGAGGGCGACCCGTCACCGGTGGACTCGGGTGCCGGCTCCAAGTGGCAGCGCGCCTTCCGGTTCCTGGCGCTGGACCGCCTGCAGACCCGGCTGCGCCGCTGGCGGTTCAACCTCGTCACCGGTCAGACCACCGAGCAGCAGCTGTCCGACTCCGTCACCGAGTTCGGCATGATCAACGCCGGATACGCCGGAATCCCCTACCGCTACACGTATGCCGCCACCGGCAAGCCGGGGTGGTTCCTGTTCGACGGGCTGGTCAAACACGACCTGCACACCGGGGCCGAACAGCGGTTCGCCTTCGCCGACGGGGTGTACGGCAGCGAGACGGCGATGGCCCCGCGCATCGGCAGTGCCGCCGAGGACGACGGCTATCTGGTCACGCTCACCACCGACATGAACGCCGACGCCTCCTACTGCCTGGTGTTCGACGCCGCCAGGGTCGCCGAGGGTCCCGTATGCAAACTGGCGCTGCCGGAACGGATCTCCAGCGGCACACATTCGACTTGGGCTCCCGGATCGGAGTTGCGCCGGTGGCGGGAAGTCGATTCGGCGGCCGAGGCCGTCGGCCTGTAG